Part of the Lucilia cuprina isolate Lc7/37 chromosome 5, ASM2204524v1, whole genome shotgun sequence genome is shown below.
ctgatcgatgataaagttttctatagagaactgatcgatgataaagttttctatagaaaactgatcgatgataaagttttctatagaaaactgatcgatgataaagttttctatagaaaactgatcgatgataaagttttctatagaaaactgatccaTGATAaagttatctatagaaaactgatcgatgaaaAAAGGATATGTGAtaggtttttctatagaaactgatCTATGttgtaagttttctttagaaaactgatcgatgttaaaattttctgttgaaaactctaatatttaaaaataaaacatttgtccACTCCAGAGTAAAAGCAAATacttttaaaccaaaatattaaaagtctcAGAAAATAACATCATTTAAATTTGTGACACATGTCTTAACAGCAACAAGTACAATATATAAATGCATACCATACGTcagaaaacatacaaaacaaaagcaacaacatactaaaaatgtaaaaatattttaaatgaaaactttagaTAAAGTGTCAAACCAACTGTCAtcatttcagaaaaaaacaaaattttattttttaacaatttaactaaatattttgtttaattttttggaaaaaactattgtttttttttttaattttttgttctttagttttgaaattgaacttgaaatatttgaaattctcATGAAATCATGCGGAAATAATTGCCTTCAATTTGAAGGTTTCGACATATTGATGTTTGACTAaatagtttaagttttaaaatttgtttaaaactaattaaaattgaatgtgACAATAATTGAAGTCAAATAACTTTTCAATTAGTCATTTAGTAAACAGCAGCTAACTAATTTCTACTGTTCTATACGTCATcatgtattgaaattttatttttagagaaaaaaaaaactaaaatcaaattTGATTGTATTCAATTGTATAATTGATTGgatgtttgtttaaattgtttataaaaaattcaaattagtCATCGTGAAAGTGTTGTTAGGGTTTTGAAAGAATATCCTCTTAATTTTTTCAAAGCGTTATCGATCCAGATTTGAAAGGAGAACGGATGAACAGAATATTGATCGATGATGAAGATTTTATAGGAAACCGATTAATGAATCCGATCgaagataagttttttttataaagaaactgaTTCGTGGagattttttgtcaaaaaaatctGATCTATTAAAACTGATCgtttacaaagtttttaataaaaactgtttgatgataaagttttctaatgaattttcaataataaagctttctatagaaactatacGCTGAGGAAGctttctttatgaaatattctataaaaaactgatcgaagatgaaatattctataaaaaactgatcgatgataaagttttcttttgaaaactaaTCGATAATAaggtttttaatagaaaactgatcgatgataaagttttctatagaaaactgatcgatgattaaattttttatagaaaactgatctattataaagtttcctatagaaaactgataaaAGATAGAGTTTTCCGTGGAAAACTGATCgacaatgaaatttttcatacaaaactgATCAATGatgaagttttatatagaaaagtgatcgatgatgaagtttttcataaaaaactgatTGATGatgaacttttttatacaaaattgatcGGTGatgaagttttctaaagaaaactgatcgatgataaaattttcaatagaaaactgatcgatgataaaattttctatagaaaagtgatcaactaagttttctatacaaaagtgatcgatgataaagttttctatggaaaagttatcgatgataaagttttctatggaaaagtgatcgatgataaagttttctatagaaaactgatcgatgataaagttttctatagaaaactgatcgatgataaagttttctatagaaaactggtcgatgataaagttttctatagaaaacttatcaatgataagttttctttagaaaagtgatctttgatgaagttttctatagaaaactgatttttgatgaagttttttttttatacaaaattgatcGGTGatgaagttttctaaagaaaactgatcgatgataaaattttcaatagaaaactgatcgatgataaaattttctatagaaaagtgatcaactaagttttctatacaaaagtgatcgatgataaagttttctatggaaaagttatcgatgataatgttttctatggaaaagtgatcgatgataaagttttctatagaaaactgatcgatgataaagttttctatagaaaactgatcgatgataaagttttctatagaaaactggtcgatgataaagttttctatagaaaacttatcaatgataagttttctttagaaaagttatctttgatgaagttttctatagaaaactgatttttgatgaagttttttatagaaaactgatttttgatgaagttttttatagaaaactgatcgatgataaagttttctatagaaaactgatcgatgataaagttttctatagaaaactgatcgatgataaagttttctatagaaaactgatcgatgataaagttttctatcgatgataaagttttctatagaaaactgatcgatgataaagttttctatagaaaactgatcgatgataaacttttctatagaaaactgatcgatgataaagttttctatagaaaactgatcgatgataaagttttctatagaaaactgatcaatgatAAAGTATCctgtagaaaactgatcaatgatGAAGTATccttagaaaactgatcaataataaagttttctatagaaaactgatcaataatgaagttttctatagaaaactgatcgatgatgaagttttttatagaaaactgatcaatgataaagttttctgtagaaaattgatCGATGAGTAAGTTTTCTACAGAGAACTGatccataatatatttatatataaaaaactgattgattatacatttttttctaagttGCATTTTCAAGAAGATTTTTTAAGCAAACATTATATACACTACACAAAATAACTTCAACAATAAACATAATCACATGTCTTGTCTAAAATGTCTGTTAATTTAATTCTCAATGTCTATTTAGTTCATCTAATATGTCAGTTTCAGATACGTAGTTCAATTTCAACTTGACATCCAgctaattaaagtaaatattttctaattgtccatataaataaacagatgaaacaattagttttaagatcttttagattttcttcaaaaattgaGGCGCTCCTGTTCTATTGttgcaaaagtttaaaaatattaaaaaaaaaaaaaattggaatggGGAGAAAAAAAGTCGAGTGTAATGCCAAAATGGGAAACAGATCCAAGACAAGCATGTTTATTttgcaaatgaaaaataaaaatagattttgtaaataGACAGTCGGGCAAAGAACAGACAGACAGTTTTGTTATgatttgtactaaaaattataaacagatGGAAAGATCAGTGAAAGAAATGGGAGAAGGAAAAGAAAATACACTAAGATTAAAAGGGTGTATTTTATTCCCAAAATGCTTGATTGTTGAAATCCAGAACCTTTCGATTTCTTTTCGATAAAAACGGATAATATATTATTACATTAAATCCAAATTATAATATTAGCGCTATTTATTCCAAAGCATAGACCCCGACCCACTTCTATCATTGCTtcctaaattaaaaactttcctttaattttttttttctaaagaaattatttaacgaaaacgaaataaaatcttgtactaaatacaattttttttttcgtttaagttttgtaataatttcCCCCAAAAGATCAATagtttaatgacatttttttctttttcctattTACTAAACTTTTGACAAATTTAAAGATCATTTGTCGTTTGACACAATAATGTAAGAAGAAGAAACTGGTCATAGAATCATAAAACCAGGAGATGAagaacaacaaaagaaataaacggTGAAATGTTTGGATTCATCTTTAAAgtggaagaaaataaaaaaaagttcattAGCACTTGAAGAGCTGCAATGCAGCGCTACAATAGTCCATATAAAGATTTATGTTTTTCAAgataaataagaaatgaaaaaaatctttaacaagACAATACAATATGAGCGCAATTTGTACGAGACACAGTGTAAAGGTTAGGGGcagatgttgtttttgtaatgtaTAATATGAATCTTTAAAGTGGAAatatatagacaagtctatagccCACACTCATATAATAATCTATTAATAGATCAGTGTtaagtctagacaatagatagatagacaatagatcagtctaaagtccatATTATAGATcaaactgtagtccagactatacatcagtctattgtctagactatagatcagactatagattagtctttagtctagactatagataagtctatagtccagactatagatcagtctatagtccagactatagataagtctatagtctagactatagatcagtctatagtccagactatagatcagtctgtagtccagactatagatcagtatatagtccagactatagataagtctatagtccagactataaataagtctgtagtccagactgtagatcagtctatagtccagactatagatcagtctatagtccagactatagtttagtctatagtccagactatagatcagtctatagtccggactatagatcagtctatagttcagactatagatcagttaaagtctagactatagatcagtctatagtccagactttatattgatcattctatagtcctgactatagatcagtctatagtccagactatagatcagtctttagtccagactatagatcagtctatagtccaaactgtagatcagtctatagtccagtctatagtccagactatagatcagtctatagtccagactaaatatcactctatagtgcagactatagatcagtctatactgcagactatagattaatctatagtgcagactatagactatgtatagatcagtctatagtccatactacagCCCTGACTATACATCAGTTATAATCCATACTATAgcaggctatagatcagtctatagtccagtttttattccaaattttaggtcagtctacagtccagactaaagatcagtctgtagtccatactacaggccagactatagatcggtctatagactatatatatatcagtctatagtccacactatagccctgactatagatcagttataatccatactatagcaggctatagatcagtctatagtccagtttttattccaaattttagGTCAGtctagagtccagactatagatcagtctgaaGTCCATACtacaggccagactatagataggtctatagaccagactatatcactctatagtctatattacatataaatatacttcagactatagatcagtctaaagagCAGACTGTAGTTCAGTCTGTATATCGATCTTGctctaataaaaaaacttttaccacAAATCGTAACACTGTGCAGAGAAGAAATAATAGGGAATTCATCCATTAAATTCATAGACTAAAGGTATCATATCACTTTTTGGTACGACAACATGACTTGATATAAACAAATCACACAcaagaaatataagaaaaaaatatacatatacatacatatgtatatatatgtatgtatttatatataaatttaacatgttaaaaataacattgacatcTTTACGACACCGCCAAAAAACCACAAGACAATGAAatggcaaaaagaaaaaaatatatataaactgcCTAGGAATGGATGTtgttgaaccaaaaaaaaacatggcACAAAAGTTCACAATAAAACCACTTATAGGAAACATTTATAGCAAATCGTATtatatctaataaaaaaattgtagttGATAGACATaaagagaaataaaagaaaCGTGATTCATAAATCATCTTGTTAAAatttctgaataaaaaaaaacatacatatttcccTTTCTCTCTTTCCCTTTACAGAATAGTCATGTACAATTGGCTAAACAGCTTAGTAAAACGGAAGTTAATGCTTCAATAGGTCACTTAcaaacatcatcaacatcaccatcatcattaacagcagcagcaacagcaataaGCTCTTCCAGTGCACACCCTTTTTATCAGCAACATCATTCTCAGCAACACCAACTTCATAAAAGACATAGTCTACTAACATTTAGTGGGCCACCACTACCTCCACCTCTATCACCAGCCCAAAAGCGCCAGTATCATCAGTGGCATAGAAATGGTCAAAGAGCCGAACGTCGTCATTATCGTCTACATCGTCATCGTCCACGTAATAGATGGGTGCCGCGCagacatcatcatcaccatgcCCAATATTCTGCTTGGACAGCTTGGTCACCCTGTTTGCTGGAGTGTGTACAACGTAGGGAGCGTTATTGCAAAACGAAACGGAAATGCGGTCATATTAAACACATAGAAGAGCGCAAATGTTGGCggtaagttgaaaatattttaattttgttcacacttaattacaaaaacaaacagatCAATTTTGAGGGGAATTAAGGTCGACAGGGAATGTGCCCTAGAAGTGAAAAGGGACTAGTTTATATCTTGAATCATAATAAATCTAGAAACTTTgaagattttaaacattttacatggACACTCGTCTTTAGAACCAGAAAGAATGACTTAACTTAGGATCGATATTCTATTACATACAATAAGTACTAATAACTCAAGAAGTCCCTAAAGGTTTTTTGAGTGCTTCCAGAAGGCTAGTTAATAGTCGGTCAGCCCAGAAATCCCTAGTGTGCCTTAAGTTATGCAAATCGTATTGACATCTTTGGAGAAAGTAAATGTATGATTTTCATCGGTGTAgggtatttacaaaaaaagggcATTGCATTAATTAAATATGCCACCACTAAAAATTGTGTCATACATCAGTGAAgtgtaaaaatttgtataaaaacaaaaataaatgaaatggaacaatgatttttaattacatttacgAATTCAAAAGGGAGAGTTTATTTGGACAATAAATAGACATATACAGAACCTAATAAGATAGAATGCAAACAAGTCTACGTTtaaactattgaaaattttataggtttgctatagtccagactatagatcagtctatagcccagactataaaaCTGCCTATagtataaatcagtctatattccagacaatAGGTCTGTCAATAGTCCAGATTTTAGATCAGCCTATAATTCtgtctatagaacagtatataatCCCatctacagatcagtctatagtagatTAGTAAACAGTacagaatatagatcagtctatattcaatactatagatcagtatatagtccagactatagatcagtctatagtccagactacagatcagtctatagtcaagaatattgatcagtctatagtccagactacaaatcagtctatagtccaaactacagatcagtctttagtcaagaccatagatcagtctatagtccggactacagatcagtctatagtcaagactatagatcagtctatagtccaaactatagatcagtttatagtcaagactatagatcagtctatagtccagactatagaccagtctatcgtccagattatagaccagtctataaatctgtctatagtccagactatagtatagactatagatcagtctatagtccaggctgaAGAATATcgatcagtctacagtccagactatagatcagtctatagtcaagactatagatcagtctatagtccagactatagaccagtctatcgtccagattatagaccagtctatcgtccagactatagatcagtctatagttcagattacaAATCagtctacagaccagactaAAACCGATCAATTTATATTTCAGACTTATTAATTGTCATAAAATACTTGTGTATAATTCAggctatattatattttaagtataaattatatttaaaagtatggACTAATCTAAAGTTTATCTTATAGGCCAGAGTATACATTAATCTATATATCAGACTCATAGACCAATCTATTGTCCATACAatggactattttatagtttatagtatagaacAGTATCGACTTCGGACTATAGGTAAATGACATAGATTGACGTTTCAAATTGTGGTAAAGTTGCGAGTGTAGTAACATATGCTCTTCCCTATATTCTtgtaaaaagaaacattaatcTTCTAATCAATCTTCTAACAATTAGTAGGGCTAAACAATGATCTGCAGcaaatttttggaaaagaaaagaaatacatttatcTTATCTCGATTTTGTGCAACAAACTATTTATCTTCGGAATGCagcaataaattataatttatggtTGATTAGACATGTGGTATTGCTGTAACAAGACCACTTGCTACAGCAACAACTTGCTGCTGTGATTTTGTTGTCCAATTTATAAAAGTTCACTCTtgagttaaataataaaatcataatttaaatGTCATAGAATTTAAGGGGAAAAGAtgtgaagaaataaaaatgatattaataCAAATGTGACCCAAATTAATGTTAAATCGCAGCATAGTTTACCACCCACAAATTTACGTTTTTCTGAAATGCAAAACATTCTTCAAACGTTTGCAACATCTATAAAtctcaaaaaatataaagtaaatttgtctcaacattttctttttaatccTTTAACATTTGTAGATGTCATCCCGCTACGTCAAGCAGTCTACCGCCACATGCAgtccaacagcaacaacagcagcagcaacaacaacatcaacagatTAACAGTGCACCACCAACAATTGTAATCAATGCGGCTGCAGCAGCCGCCACTGCACCAGTTTCAGCAACAAGTGCAATCACACAGCCAGAatctcatcatcatcaccagccGCCACATCATGAAATACAACAACCCACACCAGAAATCATACTACCCACTGATTTGAACAACATACATCATCCTGTTACTATTCATCCGCCATACATTGATGAAGACAATGAAGATCATCACGAAACATCGCATTTCAAAGATGACACCAGCAATCATTACAACGACGACgacgataatgatgatgatcacAGTGAGGAGACAGACTTTTATGTCATAAAAgcaaagagaaaaagaaaacctCAACGCAATCGGAAGCCTCAATTAAATGAATTTGAGGATTATTTAGATTATGGAGAAACTGATGGTTTTTTGACGTCTAAAGAGCAAGAACAAGATGATCTTAGAGATTTGGGTTTGGGTACCTCAAAAGAATTTCTTGAGCCTTCTAGTAGTGAAGTAAGATCTATACGCAATCAAAAATTTCTACCAACTCCAGCTGGACAAGTGCGTTCCATGAGACAGAGAGATAGGAAAAGGTCTAGGGGATCTGGTCATCGTCAAGGTAGACAAAACTCAAGACGTAATCTTAAGGGTGCTGTGGGTATGATTGATGATGGAGCCATTGAGGGTGATGTATTTCAATATGAAGATTTCGATATCGATATAAGTCGTCCTGAACATGCTGATGTTGATGTCTCATATGAGGATACGATAGATGAGGATGGTGGTAACACTTCGAATTTGTCACCTTCTAAAGAGAGGGCAACACCAGAGCATTTAATACCTAAACACAGACGTATTTACTCGAAATGGAGTCGTTGGACGAAATGTTCGCCAAAGTGTACGACAAGAAGATATAAGTGAGTATGGAAATCTCTTAAATTAAATTCCCTAAAAAATCAAAATGGGAATAAAGATAAGAATAGAGATGGAGATATATTAAGATAATATTTTGGTTTTCTCTCTTCTCTTAGAAAATGTCGTGTTCGCGAACAGTGTGGCCGAGAGGTTCTACGTGAGATAGCCTACTGCTATACCGAAGGAAGCTTTTGCCAACAATGGCTACAGGCTCAAGTGCAAAAGTCTCCGACATATGAATTAAGACCGGTGGCAACACGTCGTCGTGATATTAACGATGATGGTGGTACACTCTCCAATTCTATTGGAGGAACCCTTAGTGATTACATTATGAATGGTAAGGGATATCGAGGTCCCGAATATACACCGATGAAATTGAAATGTGGCATTGCACCGATACGTAGTAATAAACGTAACATGTACAATATGCTAAAAATTATTGGTGGAAAGGCGGCACGCAAGGGGGAGTGGCCTTGGCAAGTGGCGATATTTAATCGTTATAAGGTAAGTCTGACATAAATcgtataaaagtaatataagcCTTGACAGTGGACAAATTTAAATGTGAATAACAATTGAAATCGTAGCAACGATAGGTCGAGGGATATTAGTATCGGTACCAAAACTTCGATTATCAGCGTATGACTTGGAAATTCTTAGGTCCACAATCTTTCTTAAGTCAAAGCAATCACTTAAACGAACCTGTTTTTCGAATTAAATTTAAGGAGCTCGAATGTAAAAACTGACATGTGGAATATTTTTGTGTAACAAGTATATTTTTCCCCTTCCAGGAAGCCTTTTGCGGTGGCACCTTGATAGCACCTCAATGGGTGTTAACGGCAGCGCATTGTGTGCGCAAGGTATTATACGTGCGCATAGGGGAACACAATTTGGACTATGAAGATGGCACTGAGTTACAGGTGAAGgttatgaaaagttttaaacacCCCAATTTTGATAAGAAAACAGTGGATAGTGATGTGGCCCTATTAAAGTAAGTAATCTTAAGTCAAAGATCTTAAAATCAGGAACCTAAAAATCAAACTCTTGTTTATCATTACAGGCTACCCAAACCCATTAACAGCACTACATGGATAGGTTTCTCTTGTCTGCCCAGACCCTATCAACCGTTACCGAAGAATATGGATTGTACTGTCATAGGTTGGGGTAAAAGACGTAATCGTGATATAGCCGGTACCAGTGTACTACATCAAGCCGAAGTACCCATTATACCCATGGATAATTGTCGTTCGGTTTATCATGATTATACCATaacgaaaaatatgttttgtgctGGTCACAAAAGAGGACGCATCGACACCTGTGCTGGAGATTCAGGAGGTCCTCTATTATGTCGCGATACTACAAAACCTAATCATCCTTGGACTATATTTGGCATAACATCATTTGGTGATGGTTGTGCGAAACGTAATAAATTTGGTATTTATGCTAAAGTACCAAATTATGTTGACTGGGTATGGTCGGTTATAAATTGTAATGGCAATTGTAAAATGCATCAACGTTCAGCCTAGTAGAGCAGGGCAATACTACAATGTggaaaataaatcattaactaACAATACTCTCGTAGTTAATTTCGTAGTACATTTTTGTGTAAGTGTagtaagtagtagtagtagatgATTTATGGTTTTTATTAGTCCTTTTGTTTTCGAACATTAAGTGAAAAATGATGTGCTTAAAAATTGCAATGAGGGCGTTAAGCGGCAAACCACAAACGTACATTTCGTTTGTGAAGAAAGTGAAAATGTTGGGATTATTTTGATGCGTTATCGGTTGGTGTGTATGTCTATAAAAAAGGAGGTTTTCTGacacaaacataaaattattgcCCCATACTTCAATGTATAGCTATTTTTACTAACAGGACTTTTTAAGAAATCATTACTCCCGATTTTATTTGTTATCAAGATTCATATAGAAAGGTGTCCTcagatgaaaatttttatatagaaaaatgtcttcagAATACATTAAGGataactagttctgttctacttcagttttagttgaattctagttcagttctagttcaagttctagttctgtttttgtcagatctagtttatttctagtacagttctactttagttctagttcagttctcgttctagttcagttctagttcagttctagttcagttcagttctagttcagttatagttcagttcagttttagttcagttctagttcagttctagttcagttctagttcagttctagttcagttctagttcagttctagttcagttctagttcagttctagttcagttctagttcagttctagttcagttctagttcagttctagttcagttctagttcagttctagttcagttctagttcagttctagttcagttctagttcagttctagttcagttctagttcagttctaggttagttctagttcagtt
Proteins encoded:
- the LOC111687687 gene encoding uncharacterized protein LOC111687687, giving the protein MNWQFLLKLLALMQIFKLSENSHVQLAKQLSKTEVNASIGHLQTSSTSPSSLTAAATAISSSSAHPFYQQHHSQQHQLHKRHSLLTFSGPPLPPPLSPAQKRQYHQWHRNGQRAERRHYRLHRHRPRNRWVPRRHHHHHAQYSAWTAWSPCLLECVQRRERYCKTKRKCGHIKHIEERKCWRCHPATSSSLPPHAVQQQQQQQQQQHQQINSAPPTIVINAAAAAATAPVSATSAITQPESHHHHQPPHHEIQQPTPEIILPTDLNNIHHPVTIHPPYIDEDNEDHHETSHFKDDTSNHYNDDDDNDDDHSEETDFYVIKAKRKRKPQRNRKPQLNEFEDYLDYGETDGFLTSKEQEQDDLRDLGLGTSKEFLEPSSSEVRSIRNQKFLPTPAGQVRSMRQRDRKRSRGSGHRQGRQNSRRNLKGAVGMIDDGAIEGDVFQYEDFDIDISRPEHADVDVSYEDTIDEDGGNTSNLSPSKERATPEHLIPKHRRIYSKWSRWTKCSPKCTTRRYKKCRVREQCGREVLREIAYCYTEGSFCQQWLQAQVQKSPTYELRPVATRRRDINDDGGTLSNSIGGTLSDYIMNGKGYRGPEYTPMKLKCGIAPIRSNKRNMYNMLKIIGGKAARKGEWPWQVAIFNRYKEAFCGGTLIAPQWVLTAAHCVRKVLYVRIGEHNLDYEDGTELQVKVMKSFKHPNFDKKTVDSDVALLKLPKPINSTTWIGFSCLPRPYQPLPKNMDCTVIGWGKRRNRDIAGTSVLHQAEVPIIPMDNCRSVYHDYTITKNMFCAGHKRGRIDTCAGDSGGPLLCRDTTKPNHPWTIFGITSFGDGCAKRNKFGIYAKVPNYVDWVWSVINCNGNCKMHQRSA